From a region of the Tursiops truncatus isolate mTurTru1 chromosome 2, mTurTru1.mat.Y, whole genome shotgun sequence genome:
- the NGRN gene encoding neugrin: MAVSLNCLLGGGVRAAVARCGFATRGVAIPGSVGREPDPDSDWEPEERELQEVESALKRQRKAIRFQKIRKQMEAPGSPPRTLTWEAMEQIRYLHREFAESWSVPRLAEGFDVSTDVIRRVLKSKFVPTLEQKLKQDQKVLKKIGLARSLQQLPGSGDTSAPLSASHSVSGSLPMPGDETSSKGHGHSTALKVTELNTHRTNTPRRQKERNKGIQGLEEEKSFVPVAAAPGHPRELQKFTSDCGGTRGTDSDGLPSDKKLAELKAGEPGDQNFSNKVVQRGREFFDSNGNFLYRI, translated from the exons ATGGCGGTTTCCCTGAACTGCTTGCTGGGAGGGGGTGTCCGTGCCGCGGTCGCTCGCTGTGGGTTTGCTACCCGGGGCGTAGCGATCCCGGGATCTGTCGGCCGTGAGCCGGACCCCGATTCCGACTGGGAGCCGGAGGAGCGGGAGCTGCAGGAGGTGGAGAG CGCCCTGAAACGACAGAGAAAAGCTATCCGGTTCCAGAAAATTCGGAAGCAAATGGAGGCGCCAGGTTCCCCGCCCAGGACCCTGACGTGGGAAGCCATGGAGCAGATCCG GTATTTACACAGGGAATTTGCAGAGTCCTGGTCAGTTCCCAGATTGGCTGAAGGCTTTGATGTCAGCACTGATGTGATCCGAAgggttttaaaaagcaagtttgTGCCCACATTGGAGCAGAAACTGAAGCAGGATCAAAAAGTCCTTAAGAAAATTGGGCTTGCCCGCTCACTCCAGCAGCTCCCAGGCTCTGGGGATACCTCAGCACCGCTTTCTGCAAGCCATTCTGTATCAGGCTCTTTGCCGATGCCAGGGGATGAAACCTCATCCAAAGGCCATGGTCACAGCACAGCTTTGAAAGTGACAGAATTGAACACTCACAGAACAAATACACcaaggagacagaaggaaaggaataaaggaatccagggcctggaggaggagaagagcTTTGTGCCTGTTGCTGCAGCCCCAGGTCATCCGAGAGAGCTGCAGAAGTTCACCAGTGACTGTGGAGGCACCAGAGGAACTGACAGTGATGGATTGCCAAGTGACAAGAAGCTGGCAGAGTTGAAGGCAGGGGAGCCAGGTGACCAGAACTTTAGCAACAAAGTCGTGCAGAGGGGACGAGAGTTCTTTGACAGCAATGGGAACTTCCTGTACAGAATTTGA
- the GDPGP1 gene encoding GDP-D-glucose phosphorylase 1 isoform X2, with protein MAIPHGSNETSYLLPPNSEDWGGHGIPDFVYGQKELVPEGIQWPRSGPSLLDTLPLSRFDSALCLAWRQRMELGLFRYCLGELQTQTLPGAVGFVAQLNVERGVQRRSPQNIRSVRQAFDPEQFNFNQIRPGEVLFRLHREADLPSALQQDDILVVINVSPLEWGHVLLVPEPTRGLPQRLLPGALQAGVEAVLLSSHPGFRVGFNSLGGLASVNHLHLHGYYLAHRLPVEGAPSKPLDPGGRLHLLQDLPAPGFLFYTSGPGPDLEALISRVCRATDYLADHEIAHNLFVTRGAPPGKTSSSSALTGVRVILWARKSSFGIKEGEAFNVALCELAGHLPVKTSQDFSSLTEAAALAVIRDCLLPPAQAGEVQAALVALIAKEEQ; from the coding sequence ATGGCTATTCCACATGGTTCAAATGAAACTTCCTATTTGCTACCTCCAAACAGTGAGGACTGGGGAGGGCACGGCATTCCTGACTTTGTCTATGGGCAGAAGGAACTCGTGCCAGAAGGGATTCAGTGGCCAAGGAGCGGACCCAGCCTTCTGGACACACTGCCACTGTCTCGCTTTGACTCTGCCCTCTGCTTGGCCTGGAGGCAGCGGATGGAGCTGGGGCTGTTCCGCTACTGTCTGGGGGAGCTGCAGACCCAAACCCTTCCTGGTGCCGTGGGTTTTGTTGCTCAGCTGAATGTGGAGCGAGGTGTGCAAAGAAGGAGCCCCCAGAACATCAGGAGCGTGAGGCAGGCGTTTGACCCTGAACAGTTTAACTTCAACCAGATCCGGCCAGGAGAAGTCCTCTTCCGCTTGCACCGGGAGGCCGATCTCCCCAGTGCTCTCCAGCAAGACGACATCCTCGTGGTGATCAATGTCAGCCCCTTGGAGTGGGGCCACGTGCTGCTGGTGCCCGAGCCCACCCGAGGGCTCCCCCAGCGCCTGCTGCCAGGGGCACTGCAGGCCGGGGTTGAAGCTGTGCTGCTGAGCTCACACCCAGGCTTCCGAGTCGGCTTCAACAGCCTGGGTGGCCTGGCCTCAGTGAACCACCTCCACCTGCATGGCTATTACTTGGCCCACAGACTGCCCGTGGAGGGGGCCCCAAGCAAACCCCTGGATCCTGGGGGCCGTCTGCATCTGCTCCAggacctcccagctcctggcTTCCTCTTTTACACAAGCGGGCCAGGGCCCGACTTGGAAGCCTTGATAAGCAGGGTATGTCGGGCCACTGACTATCTGGCTGACCACGAGATTGCACATAACTTGTTTGTGACCCGGGGGGCTCCACCTGGAAAGACATCATCTTCCTCAGCCCTCACGGGGGTCCGAGTAATTCTTTGGGCCCGGAAGTCCAGCTTTGGGATAAAGGAAGGCGAGGCCTTCAATGTTGCCCTCTGTGAGCTGGCCGGGCACCTCCCTGTCAAAACGTCCCAGGACTTCAGCAGCCTGACAGAGGCGGCGGCTCTGGCCGTCATCCGAGACTGtctgctgcccccagcccaggcgGGAGAGGTGCAGGCAGCACTGGTGGCCTTGATAGCCAAGGAGGAGCAGTAA
- the TTLL13 gene encoding LOW QUALITY PROTEIN: tubulin polyglutamylase TTLL13 (The sequence of the model RefSeq protein was modified relative to this genomic sequence to represent the inferred CDS: inserted 3 bases in 2 codons; substituted 1 base at 1 genomic stop codon) → MEHLGDPLYPEPWALSTVESKRMEPSTCKTSESEENYGEEEESEECVKGEATIPSNPSQQALSKADXNAFRNGVPLSIVAKKIPKKIITPADPDELEVGRRKRRWKHRPLAINLTNCKYESVRRAAQMCGLKEXGEDKEWTVYWTDCSVSLERIMGMKRFQKVNHFPGMTEICHKDLLAQNLSRMQKLYPTECNIFLCIWCLPADSHQTLALGPKMSQGDGMNTVLLLFPGGFACSQPFLIDGFKFDVRMYVLITSCEPLRISMYEEGLASFTTIAYVEPSHSNPIRGPLSSQDDICMHLTNYAVNRHNENFVRDDAVGSKSYRTCFPQYLSGGTCACFEILGFDILLDHKRKPXLLEVNHSPSFTTDSHLDREVKDALLCDTMTLVNLQGCDKRKVTEEDKWRVKERLFQCHQQPREARGLRCLTCV, encoded by the exons ATGGAACACTTAGGAGACCCTTTGTATCCAGAGCCCTGGGCTTTGAGCACAGTAG AATCTAAGAGGATGGAGCCAAGTACCTGTAAGACCAGCGAATCAGAGGAAAACTATGGTGAAGAAGAGGAATCCGAGGAGTGTGTTAAAGGGGAAGCTACCATCCCTTCTAACCCTTCTCAGCAGGCACTCTCAAAGGCTGA TAATGCATTTAGGAATGGAGTTCCTTTATCCATTGTAGCCAAGAAAATACCAAAGAAAATCATAACCCCAGCTGACCCAGATGAATTAGAAgttgggaggagaaagagaaggtggaAACACAG ACCCCTGGCCATCAATCTGACCAACTGCAAGTATGAGAGTG TGCGTCGGGCAGCCCAAATGTGTGGcctgaagg gtggggaggacaAAGAGTGGACTGTGTACTGGACAGACTGCTCTGTCTCACTGGAACGCATCATGGGCATGAAGAGGTTTCAG AAAGTCAACCACTTCCCTGGCATGACAGAAATCTGCCACAAAGATCTGCTGGCTCAGAACCTCAGCCGCATGCAGAAACTCTATCCTACTGAGTGTAACATCTTCCTGTGCATCTGGTGCCTCCCTGCAGA TTCCCACCAGACTCTGGCTCTGGGACCTAAAATGTCTCAGGGGGATGGAA TGAACACTGTATTATTACTTTTCCCTGGTGGGTTTGCATGCTCTCAGCCCTTCCTCATTGATGGCTTCAAGTTTGATGTGCGAATGTATGTCCTGATCACATCCTGTGAGCCTCTTCGGATCTCCATGTATGAGGAGGGCCTGGCCAGCTTTACCACCATAGCCTACGTGGAGCCCAGCCACAGCAACCCGATAAGAG GGCCACTGTCTTCCCAGGATGACATCTGCATGCACCTGACCAACTATGCCGTCAACAGACACAATGAGAATTTTGTCCGGGATGATGCTGTGGGCAGTAAGAG CTACCGAACCTGTTTTCCCCAGTATCTGAGTGGAGGTACATGTGCCTGTTTTGAGATCCTTGGTTTTGACATCTTGCTGGACCACAAGCGGAAGCCCTAGCTGCTGGAG GTAAACCACTCTCCAAGCTTCACCACCGACTCACACCTTGATCGAGAAGTGAAGGATGCACTTCTCTGTGATACCATGACCCTTGTCAACCTCCAGGGCTGTGACAAAAGAAAGGTGACAGAAGAGGATAAGTGGCGAGTCAAGGAGCGGCTTTTCCAGTGCCACCAACAGCCAAGAGAAGCCAGGGGCCTCAGGTGTTTGACGTGTGTTTAG
- the GDPGP1 gene encoding GDP-D-glucose phosphorylase 1 isoform X1, translated as MLDTCFWTSRAEGTQTCTEATLLSEDWGGHGIPDFVYGQKELVPEGIQWPRSGPSLLDTLPLSRFDSALCLAWRQRMELGLFRYCLGELQTQTLPGAVGFVAQLNVERGVQRRSPQNIRSVRQAFDPEQFNFNQIRPGEVLFRLHREADLPSALQQDDILVVINVSPLEWGHVLLVPEPTRGLPQRLLPGALQAGVEAVLLSSHPGFRVGFNSLGGLASVNHLHLHGYYLAHRLPVEGAPSKPLDPGGRLHLLQDLPAPGFLFYTSGPGPDLEALISRVCRATDYLADHEIAHNLFVTRGAPPGKTSSSSALTGVRVILWARKSSFGIKEGEAFNVALCELAGHLPVKTSQDFSSLTEAAALAVIRDCLLPPAQAGEVQAALVALIAKEEQ; from the exons TTTCTGGACCAGCAGAGCTGAGGGTACCCAAACTTGTACTGAGGCAACTCTACTGAG TGAGGACTGGGGAGGGCACGGCATTCCTGACTTTGTCTATGGGCAGAAGGAACTCGTGCCAGAAGGGATTCAGTGGCCAAGGAGCGGACCCAGCCTTCTGGACACACTGCCACTGTCTCGCTTTGACTCTGCCCTCTGCTTGGCCTGGAGGCAGCGGATGGAGCTGGGGCTGTTCCGCTACTGTCTGGGGGAGCTGCAGACCCAAACCCTTCCTGGTGCCGTGGGTTTTGTTGCTCAGCTGAATGTGGAGCGAGGTGTGCAAAGAAGGAGCCCCCAGAACATCAGGAGCGTGAGGCAGGCGTTTGACCCTGAACAGTTTAACTTCAACCAGATCCGGCCAGGAGAAGTCCTCTTCCGCTTGCACCGGGAGGCCGATCTCCCCAGTGCTCTCCAGCAAGACGACATCCTCGTGGTGATCAATGTCAGCCCCTTGGAGTGGGGCCACGTGCTGCTGGTGCCCGAGCCCACCCGAGGGCTCCCCCAGCGCCTGCTGCCAGGGGCACTGCAGGCCGGGGTTGAAGCTGTGCTGCTGAGCTCACACCCAGGCTTCCGAGTCGGCTTCAACAGCCTGGGTGGCCTGGCCTCAGTGAACCACCTCCACCTGCATGGCTATTACTTGGCCCACAGACTGCCCGTGGAGGGGGCCCCAAGCAAACCCCTGGATCCTGGGGGCCGTCTGCATCTGCTCCAggacctcccagctcctggcTTCCTCTTTTACACAAGCGGGCCAGGGCCCGACTTGGAAGCCTTGATAAGCAGGGTATGTCGGGCCACTGACTATCTGGCTGACCACGAGATTGCACATAACTTGTTTGTGACCCGGGGGGCTCCACCTGGAAAGACATCATCTTCCTCAGCCCTCACGGGGGTCCGAGTAATTCTTTGGGCCCGGAAGTCCAGCTTTGGGATAAAGGAAGGCGAGGCCTTCAATGTTGCCCTCTGTGAGCTGGCCGGGCACCTCCCTGTCAAAACGTCCCAGGACTTCAGCAGCCTGACAGAGGCGGCGGCTCTGGCCGTCATCCGAGACTGtctgctgcccccagcccaggcgGGAGAGGTGCAGGCAGCACTGGTGGCCTTGATAGCCAAGGAGGAGCAGTAA